A single window of Theropithecus gelada isolate Dixy chromosome 9, Tgel_1.0, whole genome shotgun sequence DNA harbors:
- the SCD gene encoding acyl-CoA desaturase, with the protein MPAHLLQEDISSSYTTTTTITAPPSRVLQNGRDKLETTPLYLEEDVRPDIKDDIYDPTYKDKEGPSPKVEYVWRNIILMSLLHLGALYGITLIPTCKLYTCLWGLFYYVVSALGITAGAHRLWSHRSYKARLPLRLFLIIANTMAFQNDVYEWARDHRAHHKFSETHADPHNSRRGFFFSHVGWLLVRKHPAVKEKGATLDLSDLEAEKLVMFQRRYYKPGLLLMCFILPTLVPWCFWGETFQHSVFVATFLRYAIVLNVTWLVNSAAHLFGYRPYDKNISPRENILVSLGAVGEGFHNYHHSFPYDYSASEYRWHINFTTFFIDCMAALGLAYDRKKVSKAAVLARIKRTGDGSYKSG; encoded by the exons ATCTCTAGCTCctataccaccaccaccaccatcacagcGCCTCCCTCCAGGGTCCTGCAGAATGGAAGAGATAAGTTGGAGACGACGCCTCTCTACTTGGAAGAAGACGTTCGCCCTGATATCAAAGATGATATATATGACCCCACCTACAAGGATAAGGAAGGCCCAAGCCCCAAGGTTGAATATGTCTGGAGAAACATCATCCTTATGTCTCTGCTACACTTGGGAGCCCTGTATGGGATCACTTTGATTCCTACTTGCAAGCTCTACACCTGTCTTTGGG GGTTATTCTACTATGTTGTCAGTGCCCTGGGCATAACAGCAGGAGCTCATCGTCTGTGGAGCCACCGATCTTACAAAGCTCGGCTGCCCCTGCGTCTCTTTCTGATCATTGCCAACACAATGGCATTCCAG aaTGATGTCTATGAATGGGCTCGTGACCACCGTGCCCACCACAAGTTTTCGGAAACTCATGCTGATCCTCATAATTCCCGACGTGGCTTTTTCTTCTCTCACGTGGGTTGGCTGCTTGTGCGCAAACACCCAGCTGTCAAAGAGAAGGGCGCTACGCTAGACTTGTCTGACCTAGAAGCCGAGAAACTGGTGATGTTCCAGAGGAG GTACTACAAACCTGGCTTGCTGCTGATGTGCTTCATCCTGCCCACGCTTGTGCCCTGGTGTTTCTGGGGTGAAACTTTTCAACACAGCGTGTTTGTTGCCACTTTCTTGCGATATGCTATAGTGCTTAATGTCACCTGGCTGGTGAACAGTGCTGCCCACCTCTTCGGATATCGTCCTTATGACAAGAACATCAGCCCCCGGGAGAATATCCTGGTGTCACTTGGAGCTGTGG GTGAGGGCTTCCACAACTACCACCACTCCTTTCCCTATGACTACTCTGCCAGTGAGTACCGCTGGCACATCAACTTCACCACATTCTTCATTGATTGCATGGCCGCCCTTGGTCTGGCCTATGACCGGAAGAAAGTCTCCAAGGCCGCCGTCTTGGCCAGGATTAAAAGAACCGGAGACGGAAGCTACAAGAGTGGCTGA